A section of the Pseudanabaena mucicola str. Chao 1806 genome encodes:
- the dnaB gene encoding replicative DNA helicase — protein sequence MSKEFESISDRLPPQNIEAEEAVLGGILIDPEAVSRVLDTLRPEMFYVAAHQEIFRACLMLHNQSNPTDMMSLTTWLSDRDLLEKIGGQSKIAQLCDRTVSAVNIDFYAQLVADKYARRKLAEAARGVVEISYNNELELAQLLDQSEQKIFAVTQSRAQQGLVPAADILTKTFYELENRFNSLGTGNSAATGLITGFYDFDAMTNGLQRSDLIILAGRPSMGKCLAFDSELVLADGSIRSIETIYQQYQQNQTKPNLLTLRESWRFDWTEPSAFIDDGIKPVFSVTTALGRQIETTLTHPFLTITGWQQLGKLCVGDKIALPRKIAVFGKEVCPACEIKLLAYLLGDGSLTETSPRFTNTNPKIQDDFIRAVEQFSPSLKVTIDNYGDRISALHITAIKRGACDPLITWLRDLGIWDKNVHQKTIPDFVFRLEKSLVALFLNRLLATEGWISVLSIGQVQLGYATVSKKLARQVQHLLLRFGIIAKLKYKSVKYNQEIHHLWQLDITDALSLQILINEIGVFGKEDTLQKVKPVLNTMRYQANTDLIPIEFGHDLTTDKDNQSWKNLTQAAGMNSSNIHAGSRTPTRERLLKLATAIDCQSLQNLATNDIYWDKITAIEFVGKKQVYDLTIPETHNFVANDICVHNTAFGLELARKMAEIHRLPVAIFSLEMSKEQLVYRLLASQSKVRSSDMGIDSNRLRTGQISENEWGTVAMAISGLSELPLFIDDTPNPPITELRSKARRLQSEKGGVLGLILIDYLQLMEGSGSDNRVQEISKITRSLKALARELNVPIIALSQLSRGVEARTNKRPMLSDLRESGCLSGDSLITMADTGSEIPIRDLVGKSNFAIWAVNAQTFKMERAIVSNAFCNGSKPVYQLKTQLGRSLKATANHKFLTIQGWERLDEIQIGDRIAIPLQIHCQELQTVCDDIANFVTKDIYWDKVEAINLLAEEMVYDLTVPSLSNFVANGFYVHNSIEQDADLVINLYRDEYYNPDTPDRGVAEIIISKHRNGPVGTVKLLFEPRLTKFENMASSRS from the coding sequence ATGAGCAAAGAATTTGAATCCATCAGTGATCGCTTACCGCCCCAGAATATTGAAGCTGAGGAGGCGGTCTTAGGTGGAATCTTGATCGATCCAGAAGCAGTTTCGCGAGTGTTAGATACTTTACGACCTGAGATGTTTTATGTGGCTGCCCATCAGGAAATTTTTCGGGCATGCTTGATGCTGCACAATCAGTCGAATCCAACTGACATGATGAGTTTGACCACATGGCTCAGTGATCGCGATCTACTAGAAAAAATTGGTGGACAATCAAAAATCGCTCAACTTTGCGATCGTACTGTTAGCGCGGTCAATATTGACTTTTATGCTCAACTGGTTGCAGATAAGTATGCCCGTCGGAAATTGGCAGAGGCGGCAAGAGGTGTGGTTGAGATTAGTTACAACAATGAACTGGAACTAGCGCAACTCCTTGATCAATCTGAGCAGAAAATTTTTGCTGTCACCCAATCCCGCGCTCAGCAAGGGCTAGTTCCTGCTGCGGACATTCTCACCAAGACTTTTTATGAACTAGAAAATCGTTTTAATTCCCTTGGTACAGGCAATTCGGCTGCTACAGGTTTAATTACTGGATTTTACGATTTTGATGCGATGACCAATGGTCTACAGCGATCAGATCTGATTATCCTCGCAGGTCGTCCCTCAATGGGTAAATGCTTGGCTTTTGATAGTGAACTGGTATTAGCCGATGGCAGCATCAGAAGTATTGAAACCATTTATCAGCAATATCAACAAAATCAAACTAAACCCAATCTTTTAACCTTGAGAGAGAGTTGGCGATTTGATTGGACGGAACCATCAGCATTTATCGATGATGGCATCAAGCCTGTATTTAGCGTTACTACGGCGTTAGGACGACAAATTGAAACTACTTTAACCCATCCATTTCTCACGATTACAGGTTGGCAGCAACTAGGGAAATTATGTGTGGGTGATAAAATTGCGCTCCCACGGAAGATTGCAGTTTTTGGAAAAGAAGTATGTCCTGCCTGTGAAATAAAACTTTTAGCCTATCTATTAGGCGATGGTAGTTTAACTGAAACTAGTCCCCGATTTACGAATACAAACCCCAAAATTCAAGATGATTTTATTAGAGCCGTAGAACAATTTTCTCCTAGTTTAAAGGTAACGATTGACAATTACGGCGATCGCATATCAGCACTTCATATTACAGCAATAAAAAGAGGTGCATGTGATCCCCTAATTACTTGGTTAAGGGACTTAGGAATTTGGGATAAAAATGTCCATCAAAAAACAATTCCAGATTTTGTTTTTCGATTAGAAAAATCTTTAGTTGCTTTATTCTTAAATCGATTATTAGCTACTGAAGGCTGGATATCTGTTTTAAGTATTGGGCAAGTCCAATTAGGCTATGCCACTGTCAGCAAAAAGCTAGCTCGTCAAGTCCAGCATTTACTATTAAGATTCGGCATTATTGCAAAACTTAAATACAAGTCTGTTAAATACAACCAAGAAATTCATCACCTCTGGCAATTAGATATTACTGATGCTTTATCATTGCAAATCCTCATCAACGAAATTGGTGTTTTTGGTAAAGAAGATACTCTTCAAAAAGTAAAACCAGTCTTAAATACTATGCGATATCAAGCTAATACGGATTTAATACCTATTGAATTTGGGCACGATTTAACAACTGATAAAGATAATCAATCTTGGAAAAATCTAACACAAGCTGCAGGTATGAATAGCTCGAATATCCATGCGGGTAGCCGCACTCCTACTAGAGAAAGATTACTCAAACTAGCTACAGCCATTGATTGCCAATCATTACAAAATCTTGCCACAAACGATATTTATTGGGACAAAATTACAGCGATTGAATTTGTTGGCAAAAAGCAAGTTTATGACTTGACAATTCCTGAAACTCATAATTTTGTTGCCAATGATATTTGTGTCCATAACACAGCTTTTGGTTTGGAACTAGCTCGTAAAATGGCAGAAATCCATCGATTACCTGTGGCGATCTTTAGTTTAGAAATGTCTAAGGAGCAATTGGTTTACCGACTTCTAGCCAGTCAGTCCAAAGTTCGCTCTAGTGATATGGGTATCGATAGTAATCGTCTCCGCACTGGGCAGATTAGCGAAAATGAATGGGGAACCGTAGCAATGGCAATTAGCGGACTTTCCGAACTTCCTCTATTTATAGACGATACTCCTAATCCTCCAATTACAGAATTGCGCTCTAAAGCTCGGCGTTTGCAATCTGAGAAGGGAGGTGTACTTGGGCTAATTCTGATTGATTATTTGCAGTTAATGGAAGGATCGGGTTCTGATAATCGCGTGCAGGAGATTTCCAAAATTACGCGATCGCTAAAAGCACTAGCCCGTGAATTAAATGTCCCTATAATTGCGCTATCCCAGTTAAGCCGAGGTGTAGAAGCGAGAACTAATAAACGTCCAATGCTTTCAGACTTGAGAGAATCTGGATGTCTAAGTGGTGATTCTTTAATCACAATGGCGGATACAGGATCGGAAATCCCCATTCGTGATCTAGTTGGCAAATCTAATTTTGCAATCTGGGCAGTCAATGCCCAAACCTTCAAAATGGAACGAGCAATCGTGAGTAATGCTTTTTGTAATGGGTCTAAACCTGTATATCAATTAAAAACGCAGCTAGGGCGATCGCTCAAAGCAACAGCCAATCATAAATTCTTGACCATTCAGGGCTGGGAAAGGCTTGATGAGATCCAAATAGGTGATCGCATTGCGATACCGCTTCAAATTCATTGCCAAGAATTACAAACAGTTTGTGATGATATTGCAAATTTTGTAACCAAAGATATCTATTGGGATAAAGTAGAAGCCATCAATTTACTAGCAGAGGAAATGGTATATGACTTAACTGTGCCAAGCTTATCTAACTTTGTGGCAAATGGATTTTATGTCCATAACAGCATTGAACAAGACGCAGACTTGGTAATTAACTTATATCGTGATGAGTATTACAATCCCGATACACCTGATCGCGGAGTTGCCGAGATCATTATTTCAAAACATCGTAATGGTCCAGTTGGTACTGTTAAATTGCTCTTTGAACCACGCTTAACTAAATTTGAGAATATGGCTTCTAGTCGAAGCTAA
- a CDS encoding antibiotic biosynthesis monooxygenase — protein sequence MQTFGQQSDPITLVISEVVEPNRIDEYEAWTKGLNHAARQFAGFIGVDVIRPRDHQYPEYVLIVKFDNYEHCKNWLTSSVYHNWMLKSKEFIAKRSQQHLPNGLELWFTLPKSSSLTIPPQPAYYKQVIVGVITVYPLILLAKLVLNPFLNGLPDLLSLFISVIFVSALLNYPVMPYLTRILSFWLYPSASKQHK from the coding sequence ATGCAGACATTTGGACAACAATCAGACCCGATTACATTAGTTATCTCCGAAGTTGTGGAACCAAATCGCATAGACGAATATGAAGCTTGGACAAAAGGTCTCAATCATGCCGCGCGACAATTTGCAGGCTTTATCGGAGTTGACGTTATCCGACCACGCGATCATCAATATCCCGAATATGTATTAATCGTTAAATTTGATAACTATGAGCATTGCAAAAATTGGCTAACCTCATCGGTTTATCACAATTGGATGCTCAAATCTAAAGAATTCATCGCTAAGCGATCACAACAACATCTTCCAAATGGACTAGAGTTATGGTTTACCTTGCCTAAAAGTTCATCTCTAACCATTCCGCCCCAACCTGCATATTACAAACAAGTGATCGTTGGTGTGATTACTGTATATCCTCTAATTCTGTTAGCAAAATTAGTTCTCAATCCATTTCTAAATGGGCTTCCTGATCTATTAAGCTTATTTATATCAGTTATCTTTGTTTCTGCCTTGCTAAATTATCCCGTTATGCCATACCTCACCCGAATACTTAGTTTCTGGCTTTATCCGTCTGCATCTAAACAACATAAGTAA
- a CDS encoding GH36-type glycosyl hydrolase domain-containing protein, whose amino-acid sequence MAIANQYGYYTEDYREFVITNPRTPRPWFNYMWNSQYAGLISHTGGGFSFLESPRDNRISRMRYNCLPWDRPGRYVLVKDVAKGKYWSLSWAPTIDLNYDFYECRHGQGYTKITTEINGIRGEIIYFVPTNTNAEVWRVKLTEVSGQDRNLEIYSFLELLMGNALNDQINQPNDKHFTDIHFEQNLQALVATRRYWVLNKGVSVKQPNIDWKYQIYFSQSLPITGFDSSLDTFIGRWRSEANPEAVETGVMQNTEITAGDPVVALQSKISLAANSSVDFAVVLEIAPKGVNPALTPLSPTGRGAGGEGLDRHFEQLKQKWDTHLSCVQVQTPDEAFNAMINVWNQYQAAVTFDMARNSGYYHGGLLFGTGMRDRFQDILGVVMVDPARVRERLIKALNFQFKDGSTLHNYFVLTNTGERTNHSDTPLWIPFGIVEYLKETGDFSILEEVVPYHDETSGTVYEHLVRALDFAIANTGERGMPRIFTGDWNDTLDHVGSQGRGETTWGAFFLGYVLKKSLPVCEYQQDSQAVTKFQNFYEHLRKVTNDVCWDGEWYLRAFRDNGEPIGISRATQGKIFLNAQSWAVISELAPSDRAKRCLASSREYLATPFGMQIVAPSFTEIDDTVGLISRCVPGKKENGAVFNHASSWFVLASILNGDTEFAWEIYRRMMPINSSQATELKCDRFETEPYVYPEYVTSPDHETQGQASHSWLTGTAVWMLRIGIDYILGFQPTFTGMIIDPKIPNEWSGFNAKRKFRGKTLSLTVTNHSEAKQMLVNGQVVAGKFIDLAKYTDEEIEITVNL is encoded by the coding sequence GTGGCGATCGCAAACCAATATGGCTATTACACCGAAGATTATCGGGAATTTGTGATTACAAATCCGCGCACCCCGCGCCCTTGGTTTAACTATATGTGGAATAGCCAATATGCAGGGCTAATTTCCCATACAGGGGGCGGCTTTAGCTTTTTGGAATCACCACGGGATAATCGCATTAGTAGAATGCGCTACAACTGTCTACCTTGGGATCGCCCCGGACGTTATGTGTTGGTCAAAGATGTTGCTAAGGGGAAATATTGGTCACTGAGTTGGGCTCCCACGATTGACTTAAACTATGACTTCTACGAATGTCGTCATGGTCAGGGATATACAAAAATTACGACTGAGATTAATGGAATTCGAGGGGAAATTATCTACTTCGTGCCAACAAATACGAATGCTGAAGTTTGGCGCGTGAAGTTAACGGAAGTTTCGGGACAAGACCGCAATTTAGAGATCTATTCATTCTTGGAATTGTTGATGGGCAATGCTCTCAATGATCAAATCAATCAGCCTAATGATAAGCATTTTACAGATATTCATTTTGAACAAAATCTGCAAGCTCTAGTCGCCACACGTCGCTATTGGGTCTTGAATAAGGGAGTTTCCGTGAAGCAACCAAATATTGATTGGAAGTATCAGATTTATTTTTCACAAAGTTTACCAATTACAGGTTTTGATAGCAGTCTTGATACCTTTATCGGCAGATGGCGATCAGAAGCAAATCCTGAGGCGGTAGAAACAGGGGTAATGCAAAATACCGAGATTACGGCGGGTGATCCTGTGGTAGCTTTGCAGTCGAAGATTAGCTTGGCGGCTAATAGTTCCGTTGATTTTGCGGTTGTTCTGGAGATAGCGCCGAAAGGAGTAAATCCTGCTCTTACTCCCCTCTCCCCTACTGGGAGAGGGGCTGGGGGTGAGGGGCTTGATCGCCATTTCGAGCAGCTTAAACAAAAATGGGATACTCATTTGTCATGCGTACAGGTACAAACACCCGATGAAGCATTTAATGCGATGATCAATGTCTGGAATCAGTATCAGGCGGCTGTTACGTTCGATATGGCGAGAAATTCGGGCTATTATCATGGCGGATTACTGTTTGGTACGGGAATGCGCGATCGCTTCCAAGATATTCTTGGTGTAGTCATGGTTGATCCTGCGCGAGTTAGAGAAAGATTGATTAAAGCCTTGAATTTCCAATTTAAGGATGGTTCCACTTTACATAATTATTTTGTCTTGACTAATACAGGCGAGCGCACTAACCATTCTGATACGCCTTTATGGATTCCCTTTGGCATTGTTGAATATCTCAAGGAAACGGGTGATTTCTCAATTCTTGAAGAAGTGGTTCCTTACCATGATGAGACTTCAGGCACTGTCTATGAGCATTTGGTGAGGGCGCTGGACTTTGCGATCGCTAATACTGGTGAAAGAGGAATGCCGCGCATCTTCACAGGTGATTGGAATGATACCCTCGACCATGTGGGTTCACAGGGTAGGGGTGAAACCACTTGGGGCGCTTTCTTTTTGGGTTATGTGTTGAAGAAATCCTTACCAGTTTGTGAGTATCAGCAAGATTCGCAAGCCGTTACCAAATTCCAGAACTTTTATGAACATCTTCGTAAAGTCACCAATGATGTCTGTTGGGATGGTGAATGGTATTTACGCGCCTTCCGTGACAATGGCGAACCGATCGGCATATCGAGAGCAACTCAAGGCAAAATCTTCCTCAACGCGCAATCATGGGCGGTGATTTCCGAACTTGCTCCCAGCGATCGCGCTAAGCGTTGCCTAGCCAGCAGTCGGGAATATCTCGCTACACCTTTCGGGATGCAGATTGTCGCGCCATCCTTTACAGAAATCGATGACACCGTTGGGCTAATCAGCCGTTGTGTCCCTGGGAAAAAAGAAAATGGTGCAGTGTTTAACCATGCCTCCTCATGGTTTGTGCTAGCTTCCATTCTCAACGGAGATACAGAATTTGCTTGGGAAATCTATCGCCGCATGATGCCGATTAATTCCTCACAGGCAACTGAGTTAAAATGCGATCGCTTTGAAACTGAGCCATACGTCTATCCTGAATATGTTACCAGTCCCGATCATGAGACCCAAGGTCAGGCAAGCCATTCATGGCTCACAGGTACAGCCGTCTGGATGCTTCGTATTGGTATCGATTACATCTTAGGATTCCAGCCCACATTTACAGGAATGATCATCGACCCCAAAATTCCCAATGAATGGTCTGGTTTTAACGCCAAGCGCAAATTTCGTGGTAAGACTCTCTCGCTCACAGTGACTAATCATAGTGAGGCTAAGCAGATGCTGGTTAATGGTCAAGTTGTGGCAGGAAAGTTTATTGATCTTGCGAAGTATACCGATGAGGAGATTGAGATCACCGTAAATCTCTAA
- a CDS encoding molybdopterin oxidoreductase family protein: protein MSVTTQTNKTLCPYCGVGCGLEVLETGKEPTLKFPDRFKVRGDRSHPSSQGMVCVKGATITESIQKDRLLHPMMRDHLDQEFRQVSWDEALNAITNQIQQVLATKGADALCMYGSGQFQTEDYYIAQKLFKGCLGTNNFDANSRLCMSSAVSGYVKSFGSDGPPCCYEDFDLTDCLFAIGTNTAECHPIIFNRFRRHHKKNPHVKLVVVDPRRTQTAEVADLHLAIQPATDIDLLNGIAYLLLLWDKCDRQFIENHTTGFAEFAEITQLYTPAFVARRCGISIEDLELAAKYWAESQRVLSIWSMGVNQSTQGTAKVQSIINLHLLTAQIGKEGAGPFSLTGQPNAMGGREAGGLAHLLPAYRSVTNPNHRAELESLWKLPSGRISPQVGRTAWDMICGLENDEVDFLWIAATNPAVSFPDLVRTKAALNRSPFTVYQDAYYPTETSAFAHILLPATQWSEKTGTMTNSERCVTLCQAFQTPLGESRADWEIFAEVGRRLGFTDQFPFQNSAEVYEEFARITRDRPCDITGISHSKLAELGVIQWPNPDHQPELDRKHNKRLYTELQFHTSDRRARFGSHHSQGVFEVPDELYPFILTTGRLYGHWHTQTRTGRIDKIRQMYPHPFIEIHPKDAAKFDIHNGDLVEVKSRRGVSKFPALVTEAIARGVLFVPMHWGALWADNSEANALTHPESCPDSKQPELKACAVAIALAKI, encoded by the coding sequence ATGTCTGTAACCACTCAAACTAATAAAACTCTATGCCCCTACTGTGGTGTCGGTTGCGGTTTAGAAGTCTTGGAGACTGGCAAAGAACCCACACTCAAATTTCCCGATCGCTTCAAAGTTCGCGGCGATCGCAGTCATCCTTCTAGTCAAGGTATGGTCTGCGTTAAGGGTGCAACGATCACGGAATCCATCCAAAAGGATCGACTGTTGCACCCAATGATGCGCGATCACCTTGATCAAGAATTTCGCCAAGTCAGTTGGGATGAAGCCCTTAATGCGATTACGAATCAGATTCAGCAAGTGCTAGCGACCAAAGGCGCAGATGCTCTCTGTATGTATGGATCAGGACAATTCCAGACAGAAGACTATTACATTGCCCAAAAATTATTTAAAGGCTGTTTAGGAACCAATAATTTTGATGCCAACTCTAGGCTCTGTATGTCTTCGGCAGTTTCAGGATATGTCAAAAGTTTTGGTTCCGATGGACCTCCTTGCTGCTACGAAGATTTTGATTTAACGGATTGTTTATTTGCGATCGGTACAAATACCGCCGAATGCCATCCGATTATCTTCAATCGTTTTCGCCGCCATCATAAAAAAAATCCCCATGTTAAGCTAGTTGTCGTCGATCCGCGCCGTACCCAAACCGCTGAAGTTGCCGACTTACATTTAGCGATTCAACCAGCAACGGATATCGATTTATTAAATGGCATCGCCTATTTGCTATTACTTTGGGACAAATGCGATCGCCAATTTATCGAAAATCACACTACAGGTTTTGCCGAATTTGCTGAAATTACACAACTCTATACGCCTGCATTTGTCGCCAGACGTTGTGGAATTAGCATCGAAGATTTGGAACTTGCCGCCAAATATTGGGCAGAATCACAGCGAGTTCTCTCCATTTGGTCAATGGGTGTCAATCAATCTACTCAAGGCACTGCTAAAGTTCAATCAATTATCAATCTGCATTTATTAACTGCACAGATTGGTAAAGAAGGTGCAGGACCATTTTCACTGACGGGTCAACCCAATGCTATGGGCGGCAGAGAAGCAGGTGGTTTAGCACATCTACTCCCTGCCTATCGCTCCGTTACTAACCCTAACCATCGCGCCGAATTAGAATCATTGTGGAAATTGCCATCTGGACGTATTTCGCCTCAGGTTGGACGTACAGCATGGGATATGATTTGTGGCTTAGAAAATGATGAAGTGGATTTCCTCTGGATTGCGGCGACAAATCCTGCGGTAAGCTTTCCCGATCTAGTGCGAACCAAAGCAGCTTTGAATCGATCGCCTTTCACCGTCTATCAAGATGCCTATTACCCTACAGAAACTTCTGCCTTTGCCCATATTCTTCTCCCTGCTACCCAATGGAGTGAGAAGACTGGCACGATGACCAATTCTGAACGCTGTGTTACTCTCTGTCAAGCTTTTCAAACTCCCCTTGGGGAATCCCGTGCTGATTGGGAAATATTTGCAGAAGTTGGTCGGAGATTAGGTTTCACCGATCAATTCCCATTCCAAAATTCTGCCGAGGTCTATGAAGAATTTGCTCGGATTACTCGCGATCGCCCCTGCGATATCACAGGTATTAGCCACAGCAAGCTTGCTGAACTTGGCGTAATCCAATGGCCAAATCCTGACCATCAACCTGAACTAGATCGCAAACATAACAAGCGCCTTTATACCGAGCTTCAATTTCATACTAGCGATCGCCGTGCCAGATTTGGTAGCCATCATTCCCAAGGTGTCTTTGAAGTCCCCGATGAGCTATATCCATTCATTCTCACCACTGGTAGATTATATGGACATTGGCATACTCAAACTCGCACTGGACGCATCGATAAGATTCGGCAAATGTATCCCCATCCCTTTATCGAAATCCATCCTAAAGATGCCGCAAAATTCGATATTCATAATGGTGATCTTGTAGAAGTAAAATCGCGACGTGGTGTTTCCAAATTTCCTGCACTAGTTACCGAGGCGATCGCTAGAGGTGTGCTATTTGTCCCCATGCACTGGGGTGCACTCTGGGCAGATAATTCTGAAGCTAATGCTCTCACCCATCCTGAATCCTGTCCTGACTCCAAGCAACCAGAGTTAAAGGCTTGTGCAGTAGCGATCGCTTTAGCTAAGATTTAG
- a CDS encoding nitrate ABC transporter ATP-binding protein (This model describes the ATP binding subunits of ATP-binding cassette (ABC) transporters for nitrate transport, or for bicarbonate transport, in bacteria and archaea.), giving the protein MSKFLEIDHISRVFKTNKGQPYVAVKDVYFEMKEGEFVSIIGHSGCGKSTVLNILSGLDRASAGGIVLEGREVREPGPDRMLVFQNHSLLPWLTVRQNIGLAVNRVLRDLPKEERRRIIQENIDLVGLSHAADKYPREISGGMKQRVGIARALSIKPKILLLDEPFGALDALTRGRLQEKLMHICDEHKISAVMITHDVDEALLLSDRIVMMTNGPEAKIGQVLTVDLPHPRKKLDAANHPNYYRLRSEVVSFLDRQKQIKIERAKNKSNAAISLGNIEKTNLTIGYIPLTDCAPFAIAQEKGLFAKHGLDVTLSKETSWNDLAEGIREGRLDAAQMVTGMPLAITLGMGNKIPVPVVTSLTMSRNGNAITLSKRLQDEGVQDLASLKAYINKFQNEAYKPAMGMVHHASMHNLLLRHWLASGGMEPDKDVDVIVIPPPQMVSNLMANNIIGYCVGEPWNVRAVNDNVGFVVATDLDIWRGHPEKVLGVRKDWAEQYPNTHLAIVKALLEASQFCEPLENRDEVVLTLAQPQYLNLDPTYIRPGFAGPYRVSTMTAKYDQDFCQFGMGNMPSRKEHLWVLTQMSRWGLVNFPENYAEVIYNLLATNIYQQAAKELEIAIADEDRSPIALADGSVFDPNDPIAALQSMPYSRFTETSYFDPIKGFASKKVAVRT; this is encoded by the coding sequence ATGTCCAAATTCCTAGAAATTGATCACATTAGTCGTGTTTTTAAAACCAATAAAGGGCAACCCTATGTTGCAGTAAAAGATGTTTACTTTGAGATGAAGGAAGGAGAATTTGTCTCAATAATTGGGCATTCAGGCTGTGGTAAATCGACAGTTTTGAATATTCTTTCTGGGTTAGATCGAGCTAGTGCAGGGGGGATTGTCCTCGAAGGGCGTGAGGTGCGTGAACCAGGACCTGATCGTATGTTGGTATTTCAAAACCACTCGTTGTTACCTTGGCTAACGGTACGTCAGAATATTGGCTTAGCGGTAAATCGGGTATTAAGGGATTTACCTAAAGAGGAACGCCGCCGCATTATTCAAGAAAATATTGACTTGGTGGGATTAAGTCATGCTGCGGATAAGTATCCCAGGGAAATTTCAGGAGGGATGAAGCAAAGGGTTGGGATTGCTCGTGCCTTGTCAATTAAGCCAAAAATTCTACTGTTAGATGAGCCTTTTGGGGCATTAGATGCCTTAACTAGAGGTCGATTACAAGAAAAATTAATGCATATTTGCGATGAGCATAAAATCTCGGCGGTAATGATTACCCATGATGTTGATGAAGCTTTACTGCTGAGCGATCGCATTGTGATGATGACTAACGGTCCCGAAGCGAAAATTGGTCAAGTCCTCACTGTTGATCTGCCTCATCCCCGCAAAAAACTAGATGCGGCTAACCATCCCAACTATTATCGCCTCAGAAGTGAAGTTGTCAGTTTCCTCGATCGCCAGAAACAAATCAAAATTGAACGTGCTAAGAACAAAAGCAATGCAGCGATCAGTCTGGGCAATATCGAGAAAACAAATCTCACCATTGGCTACATCCCTCTCACCGACTGCGCTCCTTTTGCGATCGCTCAAGAGAAAGGGCTATTTGCTAAACATGGTCTAGATGTCACTCTTTCCAAAGAAACAAGCTGGAATGATCTCGCGGAAGGAATTCGTGAAGGTCGCCTTGATGCCGCCCAAATGGTAACGGGAATGCCACTTGCGATTACTCTGGGTATGGGTAATAAGATTCCTGTGCCAGTCGTAACTTCCTTAACCATGAGTCGAAATGGTAATGCCATCACCCTCAGCAAGCGATTACAAGATGAAGGGGTACAAGATCTTGCTTCCCTTAAGGCTTATATCAATAAATTTCAAAATGAAGCCTATAAACCTGCGATGGGCATGGTACATCATGCATCCATGCACAATCTATTGCTCAGACATTGGCTAGCCAGTGGTGGCATGGAACCCGATAAAGATGTAGATGTCATCGTCATTCCACCGCCGCAGATGGTTTCTAACCTGATGGCAAACAACATCATTGGCTATTGCGTCGGCGAACCTTGGAACGTGCGGGCTGTGAATGATAACGTCGGTTTTGTCGTGGCAACTGACCTTGATATCTGGCGTGGACATCCCGAAAAAGTATTAGGAGTTCGCAAAGATTGGGCGGAGCAATATCCCAATACGCATCTTGCTATAGTCAAGGCGCTATTAGAAGCATCCCAGTTCTGTGAACCCTTGGAAAATCGCGATGAAGTGGTACTGACGTTAGCCCAGCCGCAGTATCTCAATCTTGATCCGACCTATATTCGCCCTGGATTTGCAGGACCCTATCGGGTTAGTACAATGACAGCAAAGTATGATCAGGACTTCTGCCAGTTTGGTATGGGCAATATGCCTTCTCGCAAAGAACATCTCTGGGTATTAACGCAAATGTCGCGTTGGGGCTTGGTTAATTTTCCAGAGAACTATGCGGAAGTTATTTATAACTTGCTAGCAACTAATATTTATCAACAGGCTGCCAAGGAATTAGAAATAGCGATCGCTGATGAGGATCGCTCACCCATTGCTTTAGCCGATGGCTCAGTATTTGATCCCAATGATCCGATCGCAGCATTGCAATCCATGCCATATTCACGATTTACTGAAACTAGCTACTTTGATCCCATTAAAGGTTTCGCTTCTAAAAAAGTAGCTGTTCGTACCTAA